A window of Rhizobium acidisoli contains these coding sequences:
- the cbiB gene encoding adenosylcobinamide-phosphate synthase CbiB, producing MTIDENLLVLLLALLLDRIAGDPQWLWSRVPHPVVMFGAAISYADQQLNPSSLTGSQRRMNGVAAILALLLLSIAAGFVFDRFFALLGLAGLVLEAGLVAIFLAQKSLADHVAAVATALRGEGLAGGRNAVSRIVGRDPETLDEPAVCRAAIESLAENFSDGVVAPALCYAVFGLPGLLAYKMLNTADSMIGHRSEKYIDFGWAAARLDDIVNWPAARLSILLIAAGAWIRRGMSPCREAIRVAMRDGGLHRSPNSGRPEAAMAGALNVQLAGPRIYGGVIVTEPMINNAGRDIATAGDIEDGVSVFYASCMVLTGLTFGLFLCFL from the coding sequence ATGACGATCGACGAAAACCTTCTTGTGTTGCTTCTGGCGCTGCTGCTCGACCGGATCGCCGGCGATCCGCAATGGCTGTGGTCACGCGTGCCGCATCCCGTCGTCATGTTCGGCGCGGCGATCTCCTATGCCGACCAGCAGCTCAATCCCTCAAGCCTTACCGGCTCCCAACGTCGGATGAACGGCGTCGCGGCGATCCTGGCGCTGCTGCTGCTGTCGATCGCCGCTGGCTTCGTGTTCGACCGGTTCTTCGCGCTCTTGGGCCTTGCCGGCCTCGTGCTGGAAGCCGGTCTTGTGGCGATTTTCCTGGCGCAGAAGAGCCTTGCCGATCATGTCGCGGCCGTCGCCACCGCCTTGCGCGGCGAAGGGCTTGCCGGCGGCCGGAATGCCGTCTCCCGCATCGTCGGCCGCGATCCCGAAACGCTCGACGAGCCGGCCGTCTGCCGCGCTGCGATCGAAAGCCTTGCGGAAAATTTCTCCGACGGCGTCGTGGCGCCGGCTCTCTGCTATGCCGTCTTCGGCCTGCCGGGTCTGCTTGCCTACAAGATGCTGAACACTGCGGATTCGATGATCGGCCACAGATCGGAAAAATACATTGATTTCGGTTGGGCTGCGGCCCGGCTCGACGATATCGTCAACTGGCCGGCCGCGCGGCTTTCCATCCTGCTGATCGCCGCCGGGGCCTGGATCCGGCGCGGCATGAGCCCCTGCCGCGAGGCGATCCGCGTGGCGATGCGCGACGGCGGCCTGCACCGCTCGCCGAATTCCGGCAGGCCCGAGGCGGCCATGGCCGGCGCCCTCAACGTCCAGCTCGCCGGCCCGCGCATCTATGGCGGTGTGATCGTGACGGAGCCGATGATCAACAACGCCGGCCGCGACATTGCCACCGCCGGCGACATCGAGGACGGCGTGTCGGTGTTCTATGCCAGCTGCATGGTGCTCACTGGTCTGACGTTTGGGTTGTTTTTGTGCTTTCTGTAA
- the cobD gene encoding threonine-phosphate decarboxylase CobD: MSAPIAHGGGITAAAAAFGGRPEDWLDLSTGINPCPVALPDIPARAWHRLPDRHLVDEARFAARDHYGSGAILPLPVPGTQSVIQLLPRLLRRGQVTVTDDRVAATDDKVAVVSPTYGEYARAFASAGFAVDAVDDVAAIGGEYRLAVVVNPNNPDGRVWSTETLIALHERMKAAGGIVVVDEAFGDADPALSLVAHAQNLSNLIIFRSFGKFFGLAGLRLGFAIAREDILAGFEDWLGPWAVSGPALSLAASLLRSDVSAIRHSLHTRSAALQATLTSAGLRIRGGTALFILAADSRASDIYTHLCRHHILVRKFDYAPDWLRFGLTPDPAADRRLGEALQGFER, encoded by the coding sequence ATGAGTGCGCCGATCGCCCATGGTGGCGGCATCACCGCCGCTGCGGCCGCCTTCGGCGGCAGGCCGGAGGACTGGCTCGACCTTTCCACCGGGATCAACCCCTGTCCCGTCGCCCTGCCTGACATCCCGGCAAGAGCCTGGCACCGTCTGCCGGACAGGCATCTCGTCGACGAGGCAAGATTTGCGGCCCGCGATCATTATGGCAGTGGAGCGATCCTGCCGCTGCCGGTGCCCGGGACGCAATCGGTGATCCAGCTCCTGCCGCGCCTGCTTCGACGAGGTCAGGTCACCGTGACGGACGACAGGGTCGCCGCGACGGACGACAAGGTCGCCGTGGTGTCGCCGACGTATGGCGAATATGCGCGCGCCTTCGCTTCGGCCGGTTTTGCCGTCGATGCGGTCGACGATGTTGCTGCGATCGGCGGTGAATACAGGCTGGCCGTCGTCGTCAATCCGAACAATCCGGACGGCAGGGTCTGGTCGACCGAAACGCTGATTGCCCTGCATGAGAGAATGAAGGCGGCAGGCGGGATTGTCGTCGTCGACGAGGCCTTCGGTGATGCTGATCCGGCGCTGAGCCTGGTAGCCCACGCGCAAAATCTTTCCAACCTGATCATCTTCCGGTCCTTCGGCAAGTTCTTCGGGCTTGCCGGCCTGCGGCTCGGTTTTGCGATCGCGCGCGAGGATATTCTGGCGGGTTTCGAGGACTGGCTCGGCCCTTGGGCGGTCTCAGGCCCGGCGCTGTCGCTGGCCGCCTCGCTGTTGCGTTCCGACGTCTCCGCGATCCGCCACTCTCTCCATACACGCAGCGCCGCGCTGCAGGCGACGCTGACCTCGGCTGGGTTGCGGATCAGGGGAGGAACGGCTTTGTTCATCCTTGCCGCCGATAGCAGGGCGAGCGACATTTACACGCATCTTTGCCGGCATCATATTCTCGTCCGCAAGTTCGATTATGCGCCGGATTGGCTGCGGTTCGGCCTGACGCCCGATCCGGCGGCGGACAGGCGGCTTGGCGAAGCCCTTCAGGGATTTGAGCGATGA
- a CDS encoding cobyrinate a,c-diamide synthase: MSGLLIAAPSSGAGKTTVTLGMLRALRRRGVAVAPGKAGPDYIDPAFHAAASGTPCLNFDPWAMRPELISANSALHRFGDRILVIEAMMGLFDGAADGKGTAADLAAQLGLSVVLVVDASRMSQSVAPLVSGFAGFRADVRVAGVILNKVGSERHEAMLRQALEAIRMPVIAVIGSDKALALPERHLGLVQAGEHATLENFIDHAADAVSEECNFEFLLRIARQGLNRPSAANIDRLMPIGARIAVARDVAFAFSYEHMLLGWRRRGADISFFSPLADEVPAANADAIYLPGGYPELHAGRLSQAQNFRAGMLDAAARGIRIYGECGGYMVLGDGLIDAEGRRHEMLGLLPVVTSYAERRRHLGYRRVTPLDGAFFARTMTAHEFHYSTVVSEGEGKRLFTAQDALGTDLGAVGLRRGQVAGSYMHLIDLARAAA, encoded by the coding sequence ATGAGCGGCCTCCTGATCGCAGCCCCTTCCTCCGGCGCCGGCAAGACGACGGTGACGCTCGGGATGCTGAGGGCGTTGCGCCGGCGCGGCGTCGCGGTGGCACCCGGCAAGGCCGGGCCGGATTACATCGATCCCGCTTTCCATGCGGCGGCAAGCGGCACACCCTGCCTGAATTTCGATCCCTGGGCGATGCGCCCGGAACTGATCTCGGCCAATTCAGCCCTTCACCGCTTCGGTGACCGCATTTTGGTCATCGAGGCGATGATGGGGCTCTTCGACGGAGCGGCCGACGGAAAGGGAACCGCGGCCGATCTTGCCGCCCAGCTCGGCCTTTCCGTGGTGCTGGTCGTCGACGCCTCGCGCATGTCGCAGTCGGTGGCGCCGCTGGTATCAGGTTTTGCCGGCTTCCGCGCCGATGTCCGCGTTGCCGGCGTCATCCTCAACAAGGTCGGCAGCGAGCGGCATGAGGCGATGCTGCGCCAGGCGCTCGAAGCGATCCGCATGCCTGTTATTGCCGTGATCGGCAGCGACAAGGCACTTGCCCTGCCGGAGCGCCATCTCGGCCTCGTCCAGGCCGGCGAACATGCGACGCTTGAAAATTTCATCGACCATGCGGCGGACGCCGTTTCCGAGGAATGCAATTTCGAATTCCTGCTGCGCATTGCAAGGCAGGGGCTCAACCGGCCGTCTGCCGCCAATATCGACCGGCTGATGCCGATCGGCGCCCGCATCGCCGTGGCGCGCGATGTCGCCTTTGCCTTTTCCTACGAGCATATGCTGCTCGGCTGGCGGCGCCGCGGGGCTGATATTTCCTTCTTCTCGCCGCTTGCCGACGAGGTGCCGGCCGCCAATGCCGATGCGATCTATCTGCCGGGCGGTTATCCCGAGCTGCATGCCGGGCGGCTATCCCAAGCGCAGAATTTTCGCGCCGGCATGCTCGATGCGGCGGCGCGCGGCATCAGGATCTACGGCGAGTGCGGCGGCTACATGGTGCTGGGCGATGGGTTGATCGATGCGGAGGGCAGGCGCCACGAAATGCTCGGCCTGCTGCCGGTCGTCACCAGCTATGCCGAGCGCCGGCGTCATCTCGGCTACCGCCGTGTGACGCCGCTCGACGGCGCCTTCTTTGCGCGGACGATGACGGCGCATGAATTCCACTATTCCACCGTTGTCTCCGAGGGCGAGGGAAAGCGGCTGTTTACAGCGCAGGATGCGCTCGGCACGGATCTCGGTGCTGTCGGGCTCAGGCGCGGCCAGGTGGCGGGTTCCTATATGCATCTGATCGATCTTGCGAGAGCGGCCGCATGA
- the cobA gene encoding uroporphyrinogen-III C-methyltransferase, translating to MLNSQLSHLPALEPGSVWLVGAGPGDPGLLTLLAAKGLSEADVIVHDALVNEECLALARQEAVVEFAGKRGGKPSAKQRDISLRLVELARAGKRVLRLKGGDPFVFGRGGEEALTLVEHNIPFRIVPGITAGIGGLAYAGIPVTHRDINHAVTFLTGHDSSGIVPDRINWEAIGRGSPVIVMYMAMKHIAEISTRLIAAGRLPSEPVAFVCNAATGRQQVLETTLGDAPETVAASGLEPPAVVVVGEVVRLRASLDWLGALAGRRLQPDPFRRSGKVLI from the coding sequence ATGTTGAATAGCCAACTCTCTCATCTTCCGGCGCTGGAGCCGGGCAGCGTCTGGCTCGTCGGGGCCGGCCCCGGTGATCCCGGGTTGTTGACGCTGCTGGCTGCCAAGGGACTTTCCGAGGCTGATGTCATCGTGCACGACGCGCTCGTCAACGAGGAATGCCTGGCGCTGGCGCGGCAGGAGGCGGTGGTGGAATTTGCGGGGAAACGCGGCGGCAAGCCTTCGGCGAAACAGCGCGACATCTCGCTGCGGCTGGTGGAATTGGCGCGGGCCGGCAAGCGGGTGCTGCGGCTAAAAGGCGGCGACCCCTTCGTCTTCGGCCGTGGCGGCGAGGAAGCGCTGACGCTGGTCGAGCACAACATCCCCTTCCGCATCGTGCCCGGCATTACCGCCGGCATCGGTGGGCTTGCCTATGCCGGCATTCCGGTGACACATCGCGACATCAACCATGCGGTCACCTTCCTCACCGGCCATGATTCCTCCGGCATCGTGCCCGACAGGATCAACTGGGAGGCGATCGGCCGGGGTTCACCTGTCATCGTCATGTATATGGCGATGAAACATATTGCCGAGATCAGCACCCGGTTGATCGCCGCCGGCCGGCTGCCCTCCGAACCCGTCGCCTTCGTCTGCAACGCCGCCACCGGCCGGCAGCAGGTGCTGGAAACGACGCTTGGCGACGCGCCCGAGACGGTCGCCGCCTCCGGGCTCGAACCGCCGGCGGTAGTCGTCGTCGGCGAGGTGGTGCGGCTCAGAGCCTCGCTCGACTGGCTCGGCGCACTGGCGGGCAGGCGCCTGCAGCCCGATCCATTTCGCCGGTCCGGCAAGGTGCTGATATGA
- a CDS encoding nucleoside hydrolase, whose amino-acid sequence MHKVIYDTDPGVDDAMALLFLHRHPEIDLIGITTVFGNASVETTTRNALFLKREWDIAAPVAKGASVTIDPSRAEREWPAMVHGDNGLGDIEVPEMIDLPLDPRPAHRFIIDMVRANPGEVRLVAVGRMTNLARALKEDPEIAGLVKDVVIMGGNFYVPGNVSPVAEANIHGDPEAADIVMTAPWKVAVIGLDVTSITTMSRSYLGEMAAKGDGAVKLLDALSQSYIDFYKHAVEDGMMVHDSCAAVYVVAPELFSSISGAVRVVCGGIADGQTIVKPDGRRFPPGDWDGLPSQIVCTGIESEKVIDLIREALLRA is encoded by the coding sequence ATGCACAAGGTCATTTATGACACGGATCCGGGCGTCGATGACGCCATGGCGCTTCTTTTCCTGCACCGCCATCCCGAAATCGATCTGATCGGCATCACCACCGTTTTCGGCAATGCCTCGGTTGAGACGACAACCCGCAATGCGCTTTTCCTCAAGCGCGAATGGGATATCGCAGCGCCGGTTGCCAAAGGCGCCAGCGTCACCATCGACCCCTCGCGCGCCGAGCGGGAATGGCCGGCGATGGTGCATGGCGACAACGGTCTCGGCGATATCGAAGTGCCGGAGATGATCGATCTGCCGCTTGATCCGCGCCCAGCGCATCGCTTCATCATCGACATGGTCCGCGCCAACCCCGGCGAGGTGCGGCTTGTCGCTGTCGGGCGGATGACCAATCTGGCGCGGGCGCTGAAGGAAGACCCGGAGATTGCGGGCCTGGTCAAGGATGTCGTCATCATGGGCGGCAATTTCTATGTGCCGGGCAATGTCTCGCCGGTCGCCGAAGCCAATATCCACGGCGATCCCGAAGCGGCCGACATCGTCATGACCGCGCCCTGGAAGGTCGCCGTCATCGGCCTCGACGTCACCTCGATCACCACGATGAGCCGCAGCTATCTCGGCGAGATGGCCGCCAAGGGCGACGGGGCGGTAAAGCTGCTCGACGCCCTGTCGCAGTCCTACATCGATTTCTACAAGCACGCGGTCGAAGACGGCATGATGGTGCATGACAGCTGCGCTGCGGTCTATGTCGTGGCGCCGGAACTGTTCTCGTCGATATCGGGTGCGGTGCGCGTCGTCTGCGGCGGCATTGCCGACGGCCAGACAATCGTCAAGCCGGACGGTCGCCGTTTCCCGCCGGGCGACTGGGATGGCCTGCCGAGCCAGATCGTCTGCACCGGCATCGAGTCGGAGAAAGTCATCGACCTTATCCGCGAGGCGCTGCTTCGCGCTTGA
- a CDS encoding cobalamin biosynthesis protein, with protein sequence MSDIFSDTARRHVLGLGCERGTPSAEVLALAIAALDAAGIGVAELAAIASIDSRRQEAAILTVVEHFSVPALFFDAPRLEAETPRLKNPSEIVFARVGCHGVAESAALAAIGPDAELLLGKIKSAHATAAIARIGLQKD encoded by the coding sequence ATGAGTGATATTTTCTCCGATACGGCACGGCGCCACGTGCTCGGGCTCGGTTGCGAGCGCGGGACGCCCTCTGCTGAGGTTCTGGCGCTGGCGATCGCGGCCCTCGATGCGGCCGGTATCGGCGTGGCGGAGCTTGCTGCCATCGCTTCCATCGACAGCCGCAGGCAGGAGGCGGCAATCCTTACCGTTGTCGAGCATTTTTCCGTGCCCGCGTTGTTCTTCGATGCGCCGCGGCTGGAAGCGGAAACGCCGCGGCTCAAAAATCCCTCGGAGATCGTCTTTGCCCGCGTCGGCTGTCATGGCGTGGCGGAATCGGCGGCACTTGCGGCCATTGGCCCGGATGCGGAACTCCTGCTCGGCAAGATCAAATCCGCGCATGCGACGGCGGCGATTGCCCGCATCGGGTTGCAGAAAGACTGA
- a CDS encoding TSUP family transporter produces the protein MPDIAPHLLLLLCAAAFFAGFVDSIAGGGGLISVPAMLIAGIPPLQTLGTNKVQSIFGAASATLAYARKGHVQLREQLPMALMAVMGGALGAALATIVPGQVLQAIMPVLLLSIAIFFAVKPNLNDVDTHRRITPFAFGLTLVPAIGLYDGVFGPGTGSFFMLAFVTLAGFGVLKATAHTKLLNLGSNFGALIVFASFGAILWKIGLLMGICQFLGAQLGSRLAMRIGAKLIKPLLVIVCVALAIKLLADPANPLRVWLGV, from the coding sequence TTGCCTGACATTGCTCCTCATCTGCTTCTGCTGCTCTGCGCGGCTGCCTTCTTTGCCGGTTTCGTCGATTCGATCGCCGGCGGCGGCGGCCTCATCAGCGTTCCCGCCATGCTGATTGCCGGCATTCCGCCGCTGCAGACGCTCGGCACCAACAAGGTGCAGTCGATCTTCGGCGCCGCCTCGGCAACGCTCGCTTATGCCCGCAAGGGCCACGTGCAGCTTCGCGAACAATTGCCGATGGCGCTGATGGCGGTCATGGGCGGGGCGCTCGGCGCCGCTCTTGCCACGATCGTGCCCGGACAAGTGCTGCAGGCGATCATGCCGGTGTTGCTGCTGTCGATCGCGATCTTCTTTGCCGTCAAGCCGAACCTCAACGACGTCGATACCCATCGCCGGATCACGCCCTTCGCCTTCGGTCTGACACTGGTCCCGGCTATCGGCCTCTATGACGGTGTCTTCGGCCCCGGCACCGGTTCCTTCTTCATGCTTGCCTTCGTCACCCTCGCCGGCTTCGGCGTGCTGAAGGCGACGGCGCACACCAAGCTTCTCAATCTCGGCTCGAATTTCGGCGCCCTGATCGTCTTCGCAAGTTTCGGCGCAATACTGTGGAAGATCGGTCTGTTAATGGGCATCTGCCAATTCCTCGGCGCGCAGCTGGGCTCGCGGCTCGCCATGCGCATCGGCGCAAAGCTCATCAAGCCGCTGCTCGTCATCGTCTGCGTCGCCCTCGCGATCAAACTGCTCGCCGATCCGGCAAATCCACTGCGGGTCTGGCTCGGCGTTTAG
- a CDS encoding nuclear transport factor 2 family protein, translating into MNDANSNAERYLAVWNETDAARRRALIAESWAEAATYIDPLMRGEGHEQINSLVEAVQNRFPGFRFELIGTADGYGDNLRFSWGLGPANGEALIKGTDFAELEGGKLKSVRGFIDQLPEAA; encoded by the coding sequence ATGAACGATGCAAACAGCAATGCCGAGCGCTACCTCGCCGTCTGGAACGAGACGGATGCGGCTCGCCGCCGCGCTCTCATCGCCGAGAGCTGGGCGGAAGCCGCAACCTACATCGACCCGCTGATGCGCGGTGAAGGCCACGAGCAGATCAATTCGCTGGTGGAGGCCGTGCAGAACCGCTTCCCCGGTTTCCGTTTCGAACTGATCGGCACGGCTGACGGCTATGGCGACAATCTGCGTTTCTCCTGGGGCCTCGGGCCGGCCAATGGCGAAGCACTGATCAAGGGCACGGATTTTGCCGAACTCGAGGGTGGCAAGCTGAAATCCGTCCGGGGCTTCATCGACCAACTGCCGGAAGCCGCCTGA
- a CDS encoding helix-turn-helix domain-containing protein produces the protein MAPTARPLGDHLREWRQRRRMSQLDLALEADISQRHLCFIESGRATPSRDMLLHLAERLGVPLRDRNPLLLAAGFAPVFTERALDDPALEPARRAIDMVLKAHQPFPALAIDRHWTLVAANAALAPLISGIADPSLLEPPVNVLRLSLHPQGLAPRIANLPEWRAHLIDRLRQQVSASGDPVLERLLKELLSYPVPEAANDAHTDHAGIAIPLKLSTKAGLLSLISTTTVFGTPVDITLSELAVESFFPADEETAAILRSLSLN, from the coding sequence ATGGCGCCGACCGCCCGTCCTCTTGGAGATCATCTGCGCGAATGGCGCCAGCGCCGCCGGATGAGCCAGCTCGACCTGGCGCTGGAGGCCGATATCTCGCAGCGGCATCTGTGCTTCATCGAGAGCGGGCGCGCGACCCCGAGCCGCGACATGCTGCTGCATCTTGCCGAACGCCTTGGCGTGCCGCTCCGCGACCGGAACCCGCTGTTGCTCGCAGCGGGTTTCGCCCCCGTCTTTACCGAGCGCGCACTCGACGATCCCGCCTTGGAACCGGCGCGCCGCGCCATCGACATGGTGTTGAAAGCTCATCAGCCTTTCCCGGCGCTCGCGATCGACCGCCACTGGACGCTGGTTGCCGCCAATGCGGCGCTGGCGCCGCTCATCTCGGGCATTGCCGATCCGTCGCTGCTGGAACCGCCGGTCAATGTGCTGCGCCTCAGCCTGCACCCGCAAGGACTGGCGCCCCGCATCGCAAACCTCCCGGAATGGCGCGCCCACCTTATCGACCGGCTGCGCCAGCAAGTATCGGCCTCGGGCGATCCGGTATTGGAAAGGCTGCTGAAAGAACTGCTGTCCTATCCGGTGCCCGAAGCGGCGAACGACGCGCATACCGACCACGCCGGCATCGCCATTCCGCTGAAGCTTTCGACCAAGGCCGGCCTGCTATCCCTGATCTCGACGACCACGGTCTTCGGCACGCCCGTCGACATCACTCTGTCGGAACTGGCCGTGGAATCCTTCTTCCCGGCGGATGAGGAAACAGCCGCGATCCTGCGCAGCCTTTCCCTCAACTGA
- the cobO gene encoding cob(I)yrinic acid a,c-diamide adenosyltransferase, which yields MSDEIPDNETGKDDARHAEKMAKKKAARDKIMATKTDGKGLIIVHTGKGKGKSSAAFGMIFRHIAHGKPSAVVQFIKGAMWTGERDLIEKHFSDLCQFHTMGEGFTWETQDRARDVAAASAAWEKAKELIRDERNSMVLLDEINIALRYDYLDINEVVAFLTAEKPAMTHVVLTGRNAREELIGIADLVTEMELVKHPFRSGIKGQPGVEF from the coding sequence ATGAGCGACGAAATCCCGGACAACGAAACGGGCAAGGACGATGCGCGCCACGCCGAGAAGATGGCGAAGAAGAAGGCCGCGCGCGACAAGATCATGGCGACCAAGACCGATGGCAAGGGGCTGATCATCGTCCATACCGGCAAGGGCAAGGGCAAATCATCCGCCGCCTTCGGCATGATCTTCCGCCACATCGCCCATGGTAAACCCTCGGCCGTCGTGCAGTTCATCAAGGGCGCGATGTGGACCGGCGAGCGCGATCTGATCGAGAAGCATTTCTCCGATCTCTGCCAGTTCCACACCATGGGTGAGGGGTTCACCTGGGAAACGCAGGACCGCGCCCGCGACGTTGCCGCCGCCTCGGCGGCCTGGGAAAAGGCCAAGGAGCTGATCCGCGACGAGCGCAATTCCATGGTGCTGCTGGACGAGATCAACATCGCGCTGCGCTACGACTATCTCGATATCAACGAAGTCGTCGCCTTCCTGACGGCCGAGAAGCCCGCCATGACGCATGTCGTGCTGACGGGGCGCAACGCTAGGGAAGAACTGATCGGGATCGCCGATCTGGTCACCGAGATGGAGCTTGTCAAACATCCCTTCCGCTCCGGCATCAAGGGCCAGCCTGGGGTTGAATTCTAG